The following are encoded in a window of Phaseolus vulgaris cultivar G19833 chromosome 3, P. vulgaris v2.0, whole genome shotgun sequence genomic DNA:
- the LOC137839310 gene encoding uncharacterized protein, translated as MQSAGDGFRWVLSVDGSSNQLGSGAGIILEGPNGVLIEQSLKFAFKASNNQAEYEALIAGVLLAKEMGARVLLAKSDSLLITGQVTGEFQAKDPQMAAYLEYVQELRKSFVSFEVVHVQREQNARADLLAKLASSGKGGRQRTVIQETLKTPRAFVADHQVLQVCKSRERMARGHKSLSQETLRMPRVRAHPVGEIKMTQVCAVHEPDTWITPYQRYMTNGVLPMDPTEARKVESANRVFLRGLKRRLEKAKGSWAEEVPRIIWAYHTTEQSGTHETPFSLVYGCDVMIPIEIQESSPRFQNFVAEDSNAERRMNLDLLDEVREEARVKAEAIKRRVERKYNSRARPRQFRDGDLVMRKAHPYEMQNKLSPKWTGPFRITEALGNGAYRLETLEGGAIPRTWNATHLKFYYS; from the exons GGGGCCGGGATAAttctggaaggacccaacggtgtgttaatagaacagtccctgaagtttgcctttaaagccagcaataaCCAAGCGGaatatgaggctttgatcgctggtgtcttgttggcaaaggagatgggagcaagggtgctgttggccaagagcgattcatTGTTAATCACAGGccaagtaactggcgagttccaggctaaagatccgcagatggcagcttatctggagtatgtgcaggagttgaggaAGTCTTTTGTTTCGttcgaagtagtgcatgtgcaaagagagcagaacgcccgagctgacttgctagcaaagctcgccagttcgggcaaggggggcaggcagaggaccgtcatacaagaaaccctgaagacacctcggGCGTTCGTGGCGGACCACCAAGTTCTTCAAGTCTGCAAGTCAAGGGAAAGGATGGCAAGGGGTCATAAGTCTCTatctcaggagaccttgaggatGCCAAGGGTTAGAGCGCATCCGGTGGGAGAGATAAAGATGACACAAGTTTGCGCCGTCCACGAGCCggacacatggataacgccataccagcgctacaTGACAAATGGCGTACTCCCAATGGACCCgacggaagctaggaag gtggagtcggctAATCGAGTTTtcttaagaggtttgaagaggagattggagaaggccaaaggatcttgggctgaggaagttccccgtataatatgggcatatcataccactgaacagtcaggaacccacgaaaccccgtttagcttggtgtacgggTGCGATGTGATGATCCCaattgaaatccaggaaagctcgccgagattccagaacttcgtggcagaagactcgaatgcagaaaggaggatgaacttagatttgttggatgaggtcagggaggaggcaagggtaaaggctgaagcaataaagagaagagtcGAGCGCAAGTACAATTCTAGGGCAAggccaagacagttcagagatggcgacctggtaatgaggaaggcccacccgtacgagatgcagaataaattgtcacccaaatggacaggaccgtttagaataactgaagcactcgggaacggcgcctaccgtttGGAAACATtggagggaggggcgattcctcgcacttggaatgctactcatctcaagttttattacagttga